A window of the Aquarana catesbeiana isolate 2022-GZ linkage group LG05, ASM4218655v1, whole genome shotgun sequence genome harbors these coding sequences:
- the SLC4A2 gene encoding anion exchange protein 2 isoform X3, producing MEKPPPELSPQTSLQYEEEGDVIQALVVERFEDILQDAHPRSPTELGKSYSEEDFQYHRQSSHHIHHPLSSHLPPDSNRDPRKHKKKKKRRRASVPGDTPGTIQEREEEEEEETDGEKTPDEGTESSDLQFFPVEDDISQRSSGLVLASSADSGVREQKSEPSGEDQKTCSSPVAEVASASRLPHRQPPHRSYSLTERRRIGSMTHPENAHYHLVPTDETEAQTLASADLDYMKSHRFEDLPAVRRHLVRKSKGQVIHINKDHKERQPHRKSVTLQPHEVFVELNELVLDKHQELQWKETARWIKFEEDVEAETDQWGKPHVASLSFRSLLELRRTLSHGAVLLDLDQRTLPGIAHQVVEQMIISDQIRAEDRANVLRALLLKHSHPSDEKDSFSRNISTASLGSLLGHHSTNHISQNSEPNLTDPLMGGDPSDQETKIDIERERESLPSLPTIQRSKSKHELKLLEKIPENAEASVVLVGCVEFLDQPTMAFVRLQEAVELDSVLEVSIPVRFLFVLLGPSTVNMDYHEIGRSISTLMSDKSFHEAAYLADDRQDLLTAINEFLDCSVVLPPSEVMGEELLRSVALFQREMLRRRHGQEKKMAEEVSTTKDIDLLTKADVSGEGEDDPLRRTGRPFGGLIRDIQRRYPKYLSDFRDALSPQCMAAVIFIYFAALSPAITFGGLLGEKTKGLLGVSELIIGTCLQGVIFCLLGAQPLLVVGFSGPLLVFEEAFYTFCSANGLEYLVGRVWIGVWLIVIVVATVAFEGSFLVRFVSRFTQEIFSILISLIFIYETFYKLFKVFQEHPLTNCNTKNLTEPEDMNVTSISLQNSTAVPTRILGQPNTALLSLVLMAGTFFIAFFLRKLKNSNFFPGRVRRIIGDFGVPIAILIMVLMDFSITDTYTQKLSVPSGFKVTSPDKRGWVMNPLGSVEPFPVWMMFASVLPAILVYILIFMETQITTLIISKKERMLVKGSGFHLDLLLIVTMGGICALFGLPWMAATTVRSVTHANALTVMSKAVAPGDKPKIQEVKEQRVTGLLVAIMVGLSIVISDVLRQIPLAVLFGIFLYMGVTSLNGIQFYERIQMLLKPPKHHPDVIYVKKVRTLRMHLFTVLQLTCLAVLWVVMSTAASLAFPFILILTVPLRIFILRRIFTERELKCLDADEVQPIFDEQEGVDEYNEMPMPV from the exons ACCATCGTCAGTCCTCTCATCACATCCACCACCCCCTTTCCTCTCACCTCCCTCCTGACTCCAACCGGGATCCTCGcaagcacaaaaagaaaaaaaagagaaggcggGCCTCAGTCCCCGGAGACACTCCGGGGACCATCCAggaaagggaagaggaggaggaagaggaaaccGATGGAGAGAAAACTCCTGATGAAGGGACGGAATCATCTGACTTACAG TTCTTCCCGGTGGAGGATGACATCTCTCAGAGAAGCTCTGGGTTGGTCCTGGCTTCATCTGCAGACTCTGGGGTCAGGGAGCAGAAGTCAGAGCCCTCAGG GGAAGACCAGAAAACATGCAGCTCTCCAGTGGCCGAGGTAGCTAGCGCCTCACGCCTCCCTCATCGACAACCTCCTCATCGTAGCTACAGCCTTACAGAACGTCGGAGAATTGGTAGTATGACCCACCCCGAGAATGCACACTATCACCTTGTGCCCACCGATGAGACTGAAGCTCAGACTCTAGCATCAGCTGACCTTGACTACATGAAAA GTCACAGATTTGAGGACCTACCTGCTGTGCGTAGACATCTTGTACGTAAGAGCAAAGGGCAAGTGATTCATATCAACAAAGACCACAAAGAGAGACAACCACACAGGAAAAGTGTCACCCTCCAACCCCACGAG GTGTTTGTGGAGCTGAACGAGCTGGTTTTAGACAAGCACCAGGAATTACAATGGAAGGAGACGGCTCGCTGGATAAAATTTGAGGAGGACGTTGAAGCAGAGACAGACCAATGGGGAAAACCACACGTGGCTTCTCTCAGTTTCCGCAGTCTGCTGGAACTAAGACGAACGCTGTCACATG GTGCTGTTCTTCTAGACCTGGATCAGAGAACTCTCCCTGGAATTGCTCAtcaagtggtggaacagatgaTCATTAGTGACCAGATAAGAGCGGAGGATCGAGCGAACGTACTGAGAGCTTTACTCCTAAAACACAG TCACCCAAGCGACGAGAAGGACTCATTTTCTCGGAATATTTCGACTGCCAGTCTGGGTTCTCTGCTTGGACATCACAGCACCAATCACATCTCTCAGAACAGTGAACCCAACCTAACAGACCCTTTAATGGGTGGAGATCCATCAGATCAGGAGACAAAAATTGATATAGAACGGGAG AGAGAATCCCTTCCATCTCTACCCACAATCCAACGTTCCAAGTCAAAACATGAACTAAAACTCTTGGAAAAGATTCCTGAGAATGCCGAGGCCAGTGTGGTGCTTGTTG GCTGTGTGGAGTTCCTTGATCAGCCTACCATGGCATTTGTGCGGCTCCAGGAAGCGGTGGAGTTGGACTCTGTGTTGGAAGTTTCTATCCCAGTGCGTTTTCTTTTTGTTCTTCTGGGACCCAGCACAGTCAATATGGACTATCATGAAATTGGAAGGTCCATCTCCACCCTCATGTCAGATAAG TCATTCCACGAGGCCGCCTACCTCGCTGATGATCGCCAGGATCTTCTGACTGCCATAAATGAGTTTTTGGACTGCAGCGTGGTGCTGCCACCCTCTGAGGTGATGGGTGAGGAGCTTCTGCGATCAGTGGCCCTCTTCCAGAGAGAGATGCTCCGAAGACGGCACGGCCAAGAGAAAAAGATGGCAGAAGAAGTCAGCACTACCAAAGATATAG ATCTCCTCACAAAAGCTGATGTGTCAGGCGAAGGGGAAGATGATCCTCTAAGGAGGACTGGCAGACCATTTGGGGGCCTCATAAGAGATATCCAAAGACGTTATCCCAAATATCTAAGTGATTTCCGTGATGCACTCAGTCCACAATGCATGGCGGCTGTCATCTTCATTTATTTTGCGGCACTGTCCCCTGCAATTACTTTTGGGGGACTTCTGG GTGAGAAGACAAAAGGTTTGCTTGGGGTATCAGAACTTATCATTGGAACCTGCTTACAGGGAGTAATATTCTGCCTCCTGGGGGCCCAGCCGCTACTTGTCGTTGGATTTTCGGGACCCTTATTGGTGTTTGAAGAAGCTTTTTACACG TTCTGCTCTGCAAATGGTCTGGAATACTTGGTTGGCCGTGTGTGGATTGGCGTTTGGCTAATTGTCATCGTGGTGGCCACTGTGGCCTTCGAAGGAAGCTTCCTGGTCCGCTTTGTCTCACGTTTTACGCAGGAAATTTTCTCCATCCTTATCTCCCTCATATTCATCTATGAGACCTTCTACAAGCTGTTCAAG GTTTTTCAGGAGCATCCTCTTACGAACTGCAATACCAAAAACCTGACAGAGCCTGAGGATATGAATGTGACCAGCATCTCACTACAGAACAGCACTGCAGTGCCCACCCGCATCCTGGGACAGCCGAACACAGCACTCCTCTCTCTAGTACTCATGGCCGGCACTTTTTTTATAGCTTTCTTTTTGCGTAAACTGAAGAATAGTAACTTTTTCCCTGGAAGG GTGCGTCGTATCATTGGAGATTTTGGGGTTCCTATTGCCATTCTTATCATGGTGCTTATGGACTTCAGTATCACTGACACTTACACTCAG AAACTCAGTGTCCCCAGTGGGTTTAAGGTGACCTCTCCGGACAAGCGAGGTTGGGTGATGAACCCTCTGGGATCTGTGGAGCCTTTTCCAGTTTGGATGATGTTTGCGAGCGTCCTTCCTGCGATTCTAGTCTATATTTTAATCTTCATGGAGACACAGATCACCAC GTTAATCATTAGTAAAAAGGAAAGGATGCTGGTGAAGGGCTCCGGATTTCATCTGGACTTGCTGCTTATTGTCACCATGGGTGGGATTTGCGCCCTTTTTGGGTTGCCATGGATGGCTGCTACAACTGTCCGCTCAGTCACACATGCCAACGCATTAACCGTTATGAGTAAAGCCGTGGCCCCAGGAGATAAACCGAAAATCCAAGAGGTGAAGGAGCAGAGAGTCACTGGCTTGCTGGTTGCCATAATGGTTG GTCTGTCCATCGTTATCAGTGATGTTCTCCGTCAGATCCCGCTGGCCGTGCTGTTTGGAATCTTCCTGTACATGGGGGTGACCTCTCTAAATGGAATCCAGTTCTATGAGCGAATCCAGATGCTACTGAAGCCCCCAAAGCATCATCCAGACGTCATTTATGTGAAGAAG gTGCGCACCCTCCGGATGCATCTcttcaccgtgctgcagctcacctGTCTGGCGGTGCTCTGGGTCGTCATGTCCACAGCGGCGTCTCTGGCCTTTCCCTTCATCCTGATCCTGACCGTCCCGCTGCGAATCTTCATTCTGCGGAGGATATTCACTGAGCGAGAGCTGAAATGC
- the SLC4A2 gene encoding anion exchange protein 2 isoform X2: MDFLLNQPPPELSPQTSLQYEEEGDVIQALVVERFEDILQDAHPRSPTELGKSYSEEDFQYHRQSSHHIHHPLSSHLPPDSNRDPRKHKKKKKRRRASVPGDTPGTIQEREEEEEEETDGEKTPDEGTESSDLQFFPVEDDISQRSSGLVLASSADSGVREQKSEPSGEDQKTCSSPVAEVASASRLPHRQPPHRSYSLTERRRIGSMTHPENAHYHLVPTDETEAQTLASADLDYMKSHRFEDLPAVRRHLVRKSKGQVIHINKDHKERQPHRKSVTLQPHEVFVELNELVLDKHQELQWKETARWIKFEEDVEAETDQWGKPHVASLSFRSLLELRRTLSHGAVLLDLDQRTLPGIAHQVVEQMIISDQIRAEDRANVLRALLLKHSHPSDEKDSFSRNISTASLGSLLGHHSTNHISQNSEPNLTDPLMGGDPSDQETKIDIERERESLPSLPTIQRSKSKHELKLLEKIPENAEASVVLVGCVEFLDQPTMAFVRLQEAVELDSVLEVSIPVRFLFVLLGPSTVNMDYHEIGRSISTLMSDKSFHEAAYLADDRQDLLTAINEFLDCSVVLPPSEVMGEELLRSVALFQREMLRRRHGQEKKMAEEVSTTKDIDLLTKADVSGEGEDDPLRRTGRPFGGLIRDIQRRYPKYLSDFRDALSPQCMAAVIFIYFAALSPAITFGGLLGEKTKGLLGVSELIIGTCLQGVIFCLLGAQPLLVVGFSGPLLVFEEAFYTFCSANGLEYLVGRVWIGVWLIVIVVATVAFEGSFLVRFVSRFTQEIFSILISLIFIYETFYKLFKVFQEHPLTNCNTKNLTEPEDMNVTSISLQNSTAVPTRILGQPNTALLSLVLMAGTFFIAFFLRKLKNSNFFPGRVRRIIGDFGVPIAILIMVLMDFSITDTYTQKLSVPSGFKVTSPDKRGWVMNPLGSVEPFPVWMMFASVLPAILVYILIFMETQITTLIISKKERMLVKGSGFHLDLLLIVTMGGICALFGLPWMAATTVRSVTHANALTVMSKAVAPGDKPKIQEVKEQRVTGLLVAIMVGLSIVISDVLRQIPLAVLFGIFLYMGVTSLNGIQFYERIQMLLKPPKHHPDVIYVKKVRTLRMHLFTVLQLTCLAVLWVVMSTAASLAFPFILILTVPLRIFILRRIFTERELKCLDADEVQPIFDEQEGVDEYNEMPMPV; encoded by the exons ACCATCGTCAGTCCTCTCATCACATCCACCACCCCCTTTCCTCTCACCTCCCTCCTGACTCCAACCGGGATCCTCGcaagcacaaaaagaaaaaaaagagaaggcggGCCTCAGTCCCCGGAGACACTCCGGGGACCATCCAggaaagggaagaggaggaggaagaggaaaccGATGGAGAGAAAACTCCTGATGAAGGGACGGAATCATCTGACTTACAG TTCTTCCCGGTGGAGGATGACATCTCTCAGAGAAGCTCTGGGTTGGTCCTGGCTTCATCTGCAGACTCTGGGGTCAGGGAGCAGAAGTCAGAGCCCTCAGG GGAAGACCAGAAAACATGCAGCTCTCCAGTGGCCGAGGTAGCTAGCGCCTCACGCCTCCCTCATCGACAACCTCCTCATCGTAGCTACAGCCTTACAGAACGTCGGAGAATTGGTAGTATGACCCACCCCGAGAATGCACACTATCACCTTGTGCCCACCGATGAGACTGAAGCTCAGACTCTAGCATCAGCTGACCTTGACTACATGAAAA GTCACAGATTTGAGGACCTACCTGCTGTGCGTAGACATCTTGTACGTAAGAGCAAAGGGCAAGTGATTCATATCAACAAAGACCACAAAGAGAGACAACCACACAGGAAAAGTGTCACCCTCCAACCCCACGAG GTGTTTGTGGAGCTGAACGAGCTGGTTTTAGACAAGCACCAGGAATTACAATGGAAGGAGACGGCTCGCTGGATAAAATTTGAGGAGGACGTTGAAGCAGAGACAGACCAATGGGGAAAACCACACGTGGCTTCTCTCAGTTTCCGCAGTCTGCTGGAACTAAGACGAACGCTGTCACATG GTGCTGTTCTTCTAGACCTGGATCAGAGAACTCTCCCTGGAATTGCTCAtcaagtggtggaacagatgaTCATTAGTGACCAGATAAGAGCGGAGGATCGAGCGAACGTACTGAGAGCTTTACTCCTAAAACACAG TCACCCAAGCGACGAGAAGGACTCATTTTCTCGGAATATTTCGACTGCCAGTCTGGGTTCTCTGCTTGGACATCACAGCACCAATCACATCTCTCAGAACAGTGAACCCAACCTAACAGACCCTTTAATGGGTGGAGATCCATCAGATCAGGAGACAAAAATTGATATAGAACGGGAG AGAGAATCCCTTCCATCTCTACCCACAATCCAACGTTCCAAGTCAAAACATGAACTAAAACTCTTGGAAAAGATTCCTGAGAATGCCGAGGCCAGTGTGGTGCTTGTTG GCTGTGTGGAGTTCCTTGATCAGCCTACCATGGCATTTGTGCGGCTCCAGGAAGCGGTGGAGTTGGACTCTGTGTTGGAAGTTTCTATCCCAGTGCGTTTTCTTTTTGTTCTTCTGGGACCCAGCACAGTCAATATGGACTATCATGAAATTGGAAGGTCCATCTCCACCCTCATGTCAGATAAG TCATTCCACGAGGCCGCCTACCTCGCTGATGATCGCCAGGATCTTCTGACTGCCATAAATGAGTTTTTGGACTGCAGCGTGGTGCTGCCACCCTCTGAGGTGATGGGTGAGGAGCTTCTGCGATCAGTGGCCCTCTTCCAGAGAGAGATGCTCCGAAGACGGCACGGCCAAGAGAAAAAGATGGCAGAAGAAGTCAGCACTACCAAAGATATAG ATCTCCTCACAAAAGCTGATGTGTCAGGCGAAGGGGAAGATGATCCTCTAAGGAGGACTGGCAGACCATTTGGGGGCCTCATAAGAGATATCCAAAGACGTTATCCCAAATATCTAAGTGATTTCCGTGATGCACTCAGTCCACAATGCATGGCGGCTGTCATCTTCATTTATTTTGCGGCACTGTCCCCTGCAATTACTTTTGGGGGACTTCTGG GTGAGAAGACAAAAGGTTTGCTTGGGGTATCAGAACTTATCATTGGAACCTGCTTACAGGGAGTAATATTCTGCCTCCTGGGGGCCCAGCCGCTACTTGTCGTTGGATTTTCGGGACCCTTATTGGTGTTTGAAGAAGCTTTTTACACG TTCTGCTCTGCAAATGGTCTGGAATACTTGGTTGGCCGTGTGTGGATTGGCGTTTGGCTAATTGTCATCGTGGTGGCCACTGTGGCCTTCGAAGGAAGCTTCCTGGTCCGCTTTGTCTCACGTTTTACGCAGGAAATTTTCTCCATCCTTATCTCCCTCATATTCATCTATGAGACCTTCTACAAGCTGTTCAAG GTTTTTCAGGAGCATCCTCTTACGAACTGCAATACCAAAAACCTGACAGAGCCTGAGGATATGAATGTGACCAGCATCTCACTACAGAACAGCACTGCAGTGCCCACCCGCATCCTGGGACAGCCGAACACAGCACTCCTCTCTCTAGTACTCATGGCCGGCACTTTTTTTATAGCTTTCTTTTTGCGTAAACTGAAGAATAGTAACTTTTTCCCTGGAAGG GTGCGTCGTATCATTGGAGATTTTGGGGTTCCTATTGCCATTCTTATCATGGTGCTTATGGACTTCAGTATCACTGACACTTACACTCAG AAACTCAGTGTCCCCAGTGGGTTTAAGGTGACCTCTCCGGACAAGCGAGGTTGGGTGATGAACCCTCTGGGATCTGTGGAGCCTTTTCCAGTTTGGATGATGTTTGCGAGCGTCCTTCCTGCGATTCTAGTCTATATTTTAATCTTCATGGAGACACAGATCACCAC GTTAATCATTAGTAAAAAGGAAAGGATGCTGGTGAAGGGCTCCGGATTTCATCTGGACTTGCTGCTTATTGTCACCATGGGTGGGATTTGCGCCCTTTTTGGGTTGCCATGGATGGCTGCTACAACTGTCCGCTCAGTCACACATGCCAACGCATTAACCGTTATGAGTAAAGCCGTGGCCCCAGGAGATAAACCGAAAATCCAAGAGGTGAAGGAGCAGAGAGTCACTGGCTTGCTGGTTGCCATAATGGTTG GTCTGTCCATCGTTATCAGTGATGTTCTCCGTCAGATCCCGCTGGCCGTGCTGTTTGGAATCTTCCTGTACATGGGGGTGACCTCTCTAAATGGAATCCAGTTCTATGAGCGAATCCAGATGCTACTGAAGCCCCCAAAGCATCATCCAGACGTCATTTATGTGAAGAAG gTGCGCACCCTCCGGATGCATCTcttcaccgtgctgcagctcacctGTCTGGCGGTGCTCTGGGTCGTCATGTCCACAGCGGCGTCTCTGGCCTTTCCCTTCATCCTGATCCTGACCGTCCCGCTGCGAATCTTCATTCTGCGGAGGATATTCACTGAGCGAGAGCTGAAATGC
- the SLC4A2 gene encoding anion exchange protein 2 isoform X1, with product MSSNQVSSEIHEIVSSVIRNPPPELSPQTSLQYEEEGDVIQALVVERFEDILQDAHPRSPTELGKSYSEEDFQYHRQSSHHIHHPLSSHLPPDSNRDPRKHKKKKKRRRASVPGDTPGTIQEREEEEEEETDGEKTPDEGTESSDLQFFPVEDDISQRSSGLVLASSADSGVREQKSEPSGEDQKTCSSPVAEVASASRLPHRQPPHRSYSLTERRRIGSMTHPENAHYHLVPTDETEAQTLASADLDYMKSHRFEDLPAVRRHLVRKSKGQVIHINKDHKERQPHRKSVTLQPHEVFVELNELVLDKHQELQWKETARWIKFEEDVEAETDQWGKPHVASLSFRSLLELRRTLSHGAVLLDLDQRTLPGIAHQVVEQMIISDQIRAEDRANVLRALLLKHSHPSDEKDSFSRNISTASLGSLLGHHSTNHISQNSEPNLTDPLMGGDPSDQETKIDIERERESLPSLPTIQRSKSKHELKLLEKIPENAEASVVLVGCVEFLDQPTMAFVRLQEAVELDSVLEVSIPVRFLFVLLGPSTVNMDYHEIGRSISTLMSDKSFHEAAYLADDRQDLLTAINEFLDCSVVLPPSEVMGEELLRSVALFQREMLRRRHGQEKKMAEEVSTTKDIDLLTKADVSGEGEDDPLRRTGRPFGGLIRDIQRRYPKYLSDFRDALSPQCMAAVIFIYFAALSPAITFGGLLGEKTKGLLGVSELIIGTCLQGVIFCLLGAQPLLVVGFSGPLLVFEEAFYTFCSANGLEYLVGRVWIGVWLIVIVVATVAFEGSFLVRFVSRFTQEIFSILISLIFIYETFYKLFKVFQEHPLTNCNTKNLTEPEDMNVTSISLQNSTAVPTRILGQPNTALLSLVLMAGTFFIAFFLRKLKNSNFFPGRVRRIIGDFGVPIAILIMVLMDFSITDTYTQKLSVPSGFKVTSPDKRGWVMNPLGSVEPFPVWMMFASVLPAILVYILIFMETQITTLIISKKERMLVKGSGFHLDLLLIVTMGGICALFGLPWMAATTVRSVTHANALTVMSKAVAPGDKPKIQEVKEQRVTGLLVAIMVGLSIVISDVLRQIPLAVLFGIFLYMGVTSLNGIQFYERIQMLLKPPKHHPDVIYVKKVRTLRMHLFTVLQLTCLAVLWVVMSTAASLAFPFILILTVPLRIFILRRIFTERELKCLDADEVQPIFDEQEGVDEYNEMPMPV from the exons ACCATCGTCAGTCCTCTCATCACATCCACCACCCCCTTTCCTCTCACCTCCCTCCTGACTCCAACCGGGATCCTCGcaagcacaaaaagaaaaaaaagagaaggcggGCCTCAGTCCCCGGAGACACTCCGGGGACCATCCAggaaagggaagaggaggaggaagaggaaaccGATGGAGAGAAAACTCCTGATGAAGGGACGGAATCATCTGACTTACAG TTCTTCCCGGTGGAGGATGACATCTCTCAGAGAAGCTCTGGGTTGGTCCTGGCTTCATCTGCAGACTCTGGGGTCAGGGAGCAGAAGTCAGAGCCCTCAGG GGAAGACCAGAAAACATGCAGCTCTCCAGTGGCCGAGGTAGCTAGCGCCTCACGCCTCCCTCATCGACAACCTCCTCATCGTAGCTACAGCCTTACAGAACGTCGGAGAATTGGTAGTATGACCCACCCCGAGAATGCACACTATCACCTTGTGCCCACCGATGAGACTGAAGCTCAGACTCTAGCATCAGCTGACCTTGACTACATGAAAA GTCACAGATTTGAGGACCTACCTGCTGTGCGTAGACATCTTGTACGTAAGAGCAAAGGGCAAGTGATTCATATCAACAAAGACCACAAAGAGAGACAACCACACAGGAAAAGTGTCACCCTCCAACCCCACGAG GTGTTTGTGGAGCTGAACGAGCTGGTTTTAGACAAGCACCAGGAATTACAATGGAAGGAGACGGCTCGCTGGATAAAATTTGAGGAGGACGTTGAAGCAGAGACAGACCAATGGGGAAAACCACACGTGGCTTCTCTCAGTTTCCGCAGTCTGCTGGAACTAAGACGAACGCTGTCACATG GTGCTGTTCTTCTAGACCTGGATCAGAGAACTCTCCCTGGAATTGCTCAtcaagtggtggaacagatgaTCATTAGTGACCAGATAAGAGCGGAGGATCGAGCGAACGTACTGAGAGCTTTACTCCTAAAACACAG TCACCCAAGCGACGAGAAGGACTCATTTTCTCGGAATATTTCGACTGCCAGTCTGGGTTCTCTGCTTGGACATCACAGCACCAATCACATCTCTCAGAACAGTGAACCCAACCTAACAGACCCTTTAATGGGTGGAGATCCATCAGATCAGGAGACAAAAATTGATATAGAACGGGAG AGAGAATCCCTTCCATCTCTACCCACAATCCAACGTTCCAAGTCAAAACATGAACTAAAACTCTTGGAAAAGATTCCTGAGAATGCCGAGGCCAGTGTGGTGCTTGTTG GCTGTGTGGAGTTCCTTGATCAGCCTACCATGGCATTTGTGCGGCTCCAGGAAGCGGTGGAGTTGGACTCTGTGTTGGAAGTTTCTATCCCAGTGCGTTTTCTTTTTGTTCTTCTGGGACCCAGCACAGTCAATATGGACTATCATGAAATTGGAAGGTCCATCTCCACCCTCATGTCAGATAAG TCATTCCACGAGGCCGCCTACCTCGCTGATGATCGCCAGGATCTTCTGACTGCCATAAATGAGTTTTTGGACTGCAGCGTGGTGCTGCCACCCTCTGAGGTGATGGGTGAGGAGCTTCTGCGATCAGTGGCCCTCTTCCAGAGAGAGATGCTCCGAAGACGGCACGGCCAAGAGAAAAAGATGGCAGAAGAAGTCAGCACTACCAAAGATATAG ATCTCCTCACAAAAGCTGATGTGTCAGGCGAAGGGGAAGATGATCCTCTAAGGAGGACTGGCAGACCATTTGGGGGCCTCATAAGAGATATCCAAAGACGTTATCCCAAATATCTAAGTGATTTCCGTGATGCACTCAGTCCACAATGCATGGCGGCTGTCATCTTCATTTATTTTGCGGCACTGTCCCCTGCAATTACTTTTGGGGGACTTCTGG GTGAGAAGACAAAAGGTTTGCTTGGGGTATCAGAACTTATCATTGGAACCTGCTTACAGGGAGTAATATTCTGCCTCCTGGGGGCCCAGCCGCTACTTGTCGTTGGATTTTCGGGACCCTTATTGGTGTTTGAAGAAGCTTTTTACACG TTCTGCTCTGCAAATGGTCTGGAATACTTGGTTGGCCGTGTGTGGATTGGCGTTTGGCTAATTGTCATCGTGGTGGCCACTGTGGCCTTCGAAGGAAGCTTCCTGGTCCGCTTTGTCTCACGTTTTACGCAGGAAATTTTCTCCATCCTTATCTCCCTCATATTCATCTATGAGACCTTCTACAAGCTGTTCAAG GTTTTTCAGGAGCATCCTCTTACGAACTGCAATACCAAAAACCTGACAGAGCCTGAGGATATGAATGTGACCAGCATCTCACTACAGAACAGCACTGCAGTGCCCACCCGCATCCTGGGACAGCCGAACACAGCACTCCTCTCTCTAGTACTCATGGCCGGCACTTTTTTTATAGCTTTCTTTTTGCGTAAACTGAAGAATAGTAACTTTTTCCCTGGAAGG GTGCGTCGTATCATTGGAGATTTTGGGGTTCCTATTGCCATTCTTATCATGGTGCTTATGGACTTCAGTATCACTGACACTTACACTCAG AAACTCAGTGTCCCCAGTGGGTTTAAGGTGACCTCTCCGGACAAGCGAGGTTGGGTGATGAACCCTCTGGGATCTGTGGAGCCTTTTCCAGTTTGGATGATGTTTGCGAGCGTCCTTCCTGCGATTCTAGTCTATATTTTAATCTTCATGGAGACACAGATCACCAC GTTAATCATTAGTAAAAAGGAAAGGATGCTGGTGAAGGGCTCCGGATTTCATCTGGACTTGCTGCTTATTGTCACCATGGGTGGGATTTGCGCCCTTTTTGGGTTGCCATGGATGGCTGCTACAACTGTCCGCTCAGTCACACATGCCAACGCATTAACCGTTATGAGTAAAGCCGTGGCCCCAGGAGATAAACCGAAAATCCAAGAGGTGAAGGAGCAGAGAGTCACTGGCTTGCTGGTTGCCATAATGGTTG GTCTGTCCATCGTTATCAGTGATGTTCTCCGTCAGATCCCGCTGGCCGTGCTGTTTGGAATCTTCCTGTACATGGGGGTGACCTCTCTAAATGGAATCCAGTTCTATGAGCGAATCCAGATGCTACTGAAGCCCCCAAAGCATCATCCAGACGTCATTTATGTGAAGAAG gTGCGCACCCTCCGGATGCATCTcttcaccgtgctgcagctcacctGTCTGGCGGTGCTCTGGGTCGTCATGTCCACAGCGGCGTCTCTGGCCTTTCCCTTCATCCTGATCCTGACCGTCCCGCTGCGAATCTTCATTCTGCGGAGGATATTCACTGAGCGAGAGCTGAAATGC